From one Thermovirga sp. genomic stretch:
- a CDS encoding FAD-dependent oxidoreductase gives MKEYDIMVIGMGPAGMAISAMGSALGLSVVSFEKYKVGGECLNCGCIPSKALLKAAEAFHSAKTLKKYGITAELSVKAFDPMGVVREKVGGITGKKMMSVFEKVHLVQGEAEFVDDRTIRAEGEDYSAKKIFIAVGTEPFLPPIPGLRDIPDILTNAN, from the coding sequence ATGAAAGAATACGACATCATGGTCATCGGCATGGGGCCGGCCGGGATGGCCATCTCTGCCATGGGTTCCGCCCTGGGACTCTCGGTGGTCTCCTTCGAAAAGTACAAGGTTGGCGGCGAATGCCTCAACTGCGGCTGCATCCCCAGCAAGGCGCTCCTGAAGGCCGCCGAGGCCTTCCACTCGGCCAAAACCTTGAAAAAATACGGCATCACCGCCGAACTCTCCGTCAAGGCTTTCGACCCCATGGGTGTCGTTCGTGAGAAGGTAGGCGGCATTACCGGCAAGAAAATGATGAGCGTCTTCGAAAAGGTACACCTGGTGCAGGGTGAGGCCGAGTTCGTCGACGATCGCACCATCCGCGCCGAGGGCGAGGATTACAGTGCGAAAAAGATTTTCATCGCCGTCGGCACGGAGCCCTTCCTCCCGCCCATCCCAGGGCTCCGGGATATCCCCGACATACTCACCAACGCCAACC